One Ananas comosus cultivar F153 linkage group 23, ASM154086v1, whole genome shotgun sequence genomic window carries:
- the LOC109728361 gene encoding uncharacterized protein LOC109728361, whose translation MRRRRRPPSAAATRGATAAAAAAAERRWICARRASGSRAATGASAPTRRSSTRSPPLRWMGEGSGAYMRAERRDGRLILREVRIERPEVFHASREDGRLRLRLIGSYGSDDDDHDDDDDAEECCVVRSVSGGGERFRRCTEAVGGGGGGGSGGDGLPPWWSSRRCVTMA comes from the coding sequence atgcggcggcggcggaggccgccGAGCGCGGCGGCCACGCGGGGTGCtaccgcggcggcggcggcggcggcggagcgccgCTGGATTTGTGCACGGAGGGCCTCGGGTTCGAGAGCGGCGACGGGCGCGTCGGCGCCGACGAGGCGGAGCTCGACGAGATCGCCGCCGCTGCGGTGGATGGGGGAGGGGAGCGGCGCGTATATGAGGGCGGAGAGGAGGGACGGACGGCTGATACTGAGGGAGGTGCGGATCGAGCGGCCGGAGGTCTTCCACGCGTCGCGCGAGGACGGGCGGCTGAGATTGCGCCTGATCGGATCGTACGGCTCCGATGACGATGaccatgatgatgatgatgatgctgagGAGTGTTGTGTAGTGAGGAGTGTGAGCGGAGGAGGGGAGCGCTTTCGGAGGTGCACGGAggcggtgggcggcggcggcggcggcggtagcgGCGGCGACGGTTTACCGCCGTGGTGGAGCAGCCGCCGCTGCGTCACCATGGCGTGA
- the LOC109728449 gene encoding uncharacterized protein LOC109728449 translates to MSPPPSPSPSSSSPARGVAAEGAVESVVVVHNVAKRHNVGTLARSAAAFGVSEVVVVGRRDFNSFGSHGSTAHLRFRHLSSLPLARRYLKEERDYDICGVEIVDGAMPVTDHPFRKSTAFLLGNEGTGLSERECEICDFFVYIPQYGGGTASLNVTVAASIVLHHFGVWAGFPERVREGNKFVVAEKPSKQARRNYCAESIEAIVEERKHRKENARVDIFEENGSNESQVTSTLEAMFVG, encoded by the exons ATgtctccgccgccgtcgccgtcgccgtcgtctTCGTCTCCGGCGAGGGgggtggcggcggagggggcggTGGAGAGCGTGGTGGTGGTGCACAACGTGGCGAAGCGGCACAACGTGGGGACGCTCGCGCGGAGCGCCGCCGCGTTCGGCGTCTCCGAGGTGGTCGTCGTCGGCCGCCGCGACTTCAACTCCTTCGGCAGCCACGGATCCACCGCCCACCTCCGCTTCCGCcacctctcctccctccccctcGCTCGCCGCTACCTCAAG GAGGAGAGGGACTACGACATTTGCGGGGTGGAGATCGTCGATGGCGCCATGCCCGTCACCGACCACCCGTTCCGGAAGAGCACCGCTTTCCTCCTCGGCAATGAG GGCACCGGTCTCtcagagagagagtgtgagatcTGCGACTTCTTCGTCTACATACCACAGTACGGTGGTGGGACTGCCTCGCTCAATGTTACGGTTGCTGCATCCATTGTGTTGCACCATTTCGGAG TTTGGGCTGGTTTTCCTGAGAGAGTCAGAGAGGGCAACAAATTTGTCGTTGCTGAGAAACCGAGCAAGCAAGCGAGGAGGAACTACTGCGCGGAATCAATCGAAGCTATTGTCGAGGAACGGAAGCATAGAAAAGAGAATGCTCGCGTGGACATTTTCGAAGAGAACGGAAGCAACGAATCTCAAGTAACAAGCACCCTAGAAGCAATGTTTGTTGGTTAA